From a single Osmerus mordax isolate fOsmMor3 chromosome 6, fOsmMor3.pri, whole genome shotgun sequence genomic region:
- the LOC136943800 gene encoding gamma-enolase-like, translating into MSIVNIVAREILDSRGNPTVEVDLHTEKGVFRAAVPSGASTGIYEALELRDGDKNRYKGKGVLKAVGHVNDTIGPALIQSGINVVEQEKLDNMMIEMDGTENKSQFGANAILGVSLAICKAGASEKGVPLYRHIADLAGNTELVLPVPAFNVINGGSHAGNKLAMQEFMVLPVGAESFRDALRVGAELYQTLRGVIKEKYGQDATNVGDEGGFAPNILENSEALELIKTAIEKAGFTDKVVIGMDVAASEFFIEGKYDLDFKSPPDARRLIRAQELSDIYQGFVNNYPVVSIEDPFDQDDWPAWTQLTASVGIQVVGDDLTVTNPRRIERALEERACNCLLLKVNQIGSVTESIKACKLAQENGWGVMVSHRSGETEDTFIADLVVGLCTGQIKTGAPCRSERLAKYNQLMRIEEELGDQARFAGHNFRNPSAL; encoded by the exons ATGTCGATAGTGAACATTGTTGCTAGGGAAATCCTGGATTCCAGGGGAAACCCTACAGTAGAAGTGGACTTGCACACAGAAAAAG GCGTGTTCAGGGCAGCTGTTCCTAGTGGCGCTTCTACAGGCATCTATGAGGCCCTGGAgctgagagatggagacaagAACCGCTACAAGGGCAAAG GTGTGCTCAAGGCTGTTGGACACGTCAATGACACCATTGGGCCTGCCCTCATCCAGTCA ggtaTTAATGTCGTGGAGCAAGAGAAACTGGACAACATGATGATCGAGATGGACGGCACTGAGAACAAAT CTCAGTTTGGGGCCAACGCTATTCTTGGCGTGTCACTGGCCATATGCAAAGCTGGTGCCTCAGAGAAAGGCGTGCCCCTGTACCGTCATATTGCCGACCTGGCAGGAAACACAGAGTTGgttcttcctgttcct GCATTTAATGTGATCAACGGGGGCTCCCATGCTGGTAATAAACTGGCCATGCAGGAATTTATGGTACTTCCTGTTGGGGCGGAGTCTTTCCGTGATGCCTTGCGTGTGGGGGCGGAGCTTTACCAAACCCTCAGGGGTGTCATCAAAGAGAAGTACGGCCAGGACGCGACCAACGTGGGGGACGAGGGGGGTTTCGCACCCAACATCCTGGAGAACAGTGAAG CCCTGGAGCTAATCAAGACGGCCATAGAGAAGGCCGGCTTCACCGACAAGGTAGTGATCGGGATGGACGTGGCCGCCTCTGAGTTCTTCATCGAGGGGAAGTACGACCTGGACTTCAAGTCGCCGCCCGACGCCAGACGCCTCATCAGAGCCCAGGAGCTGTCTGACATCTACCAGGGCTTCGTCAACAActacccag tTGTGTCCATTGAGGATCCTTTCGACCAGGATGACTGGCCAGCTTGGACTCAGCTCACAGCCTCAGTGGGCATCCAG GTGGTGGGAGACGATCTGACCGTCACCAACCCCCGCAGGATAGAGCgcgccctggaggagagggcctgCAACTGCCTGCTGCTCAAAGTCAATCAGATAGGCTCAGTCACAGAGTCCATAAAGGC gtgtaaGCTGGCCCAGGAGAACGGCTGGGGGGTGATGGTTAGCCATCGCTCAGGGGAGACGGAGGACACCTTCATCGCTGacctggtggtggggctctgcactggacag ATCAAGACTGGAGCTCCCTGTAGATCTGAGCGTCTGGCTAAATACAACCAGCTCATGAG GATTGAGGAGGAGTTGGGGGACCAGGCCCGTTTCGCTGGTCACAACTTCCGGAACCCCAGCGCCCTCTGA
- the wnt4b gene encoding wingless-type MMTV integration site family, member 4b codes for MPTVFAVNLTAQLLLLLLWETHPTMATNWLSLARLPRSRPVSGVAPCGRLKGLTAGQVGVCRARGEVMESVRKAAEMVIEECQHQFRNRRWNCSTTPRGLNVFGRVMNQGTREAAFVHALSSAAVAMAVTRGCSRGELERCGCDRKVRGVSPEGFQWSGCSDNLSYGVAFSQTFVDEPERAKGLSAGRPLMNIHNNEAGRKAILHNMQVECKCHGVSGSCELRTCWKVMPPFRRVGAVLKERFDGATEVRLSRIGSRTALLPRDPQVKPPATRDLLYLSASPDFCRLDPDNGIPGTAGRRCNGTSRLAPDGCELVCCGPGYRAGRAEVVQRCSCKFSWCCSVRCQQCKNTVLIHTCRE; via the exons atGCCAACTGTCTTCGCTGTCAATCTCACGGCACAACTCCTCCTGCTGTTGCTATGGGAAACCCACCCAACCATGGCAACCAACTGGCT ctccctgGCGAGGTTGCCTCGCTCGCGGCCTGTGTCAGGTGTTGCCCCCTGCGGGCGACTGAAAGGTCTgacggcagggcaggtgggggtgtGCAGGGCGCGGGGGGAGGTCATGGAGTCCGTACGCAAGGCAGCCGAGATGGTCATAGAAGAG TGCCAGCACCAGTTCAGGAATCGCAGGTGGAACTGCTCCACCACGCCTCGCGGACTCAACGTATTTGGCCGAGTCATGAACCAAG GCACGCGTGAGGCAGCCTTTGTGCACGCCCTGTCCTCTGCTGCGGTGGCGATGGCGGTAACGCGAGGTTGCAGCCGAGGGGAGCTAGAGAGATGCGGCTGTGACAGGAAGGTCAGAGGAGTCAGCCCTGAGG GATTCCAGTGGTCAGGGTGCAGCGACAACCTCTCCTACGGTGTGGCCTTCTCCCAGACGTTCGTCGATGAGCCTGAGCGTGCCAAAGGGCTGTCAGCAGGACGTCCACTCATGAACATCCATAACAACGAAGCGGGGCGAAAG gccatCCTCCACAACATGCAGGTGGAATGTAAGTGTCACGGCGTCTCGGGCTCCTGCGAGTTGAGAACCTGCTGGAAGGTCATGCCTCCTTTCCGCCGCGTGGGCGCTGTGTTGAAGGAGCGTTTCGACGGAGCCACAGAG GTTCGTCTCTCCCGCATAGGCTCCAGGACGGCCCTACTGCCCCGTGATCCCCAGGTCAAGCCCCCCGCCACCAGAGACTTACTgtacctctcagcctctccggACTTCTGCCGTCTTGACCCCGACAACGGGATCCCGGGTACCGCTGGCAGGCGCTGTAACG GTACCTCCAGACTGGCCCCAGACGGGTGTGAGCTGGTGTGCTGTGGGCCAGGGTACCGGGCCGGCAGGGCGGAGGTCGTCCAACGCTGCTCCTGCAAGTTCTCCTGGTGTTGCTCTGTCCGCTGCCAGCAGTGCAAGAACACGGTCCTGATCCACACCtgcagagaatga
- the mlf2 gene encoding myeloid leukemia factor 2 isoform X2, giving the protein MFRYLNDVDDSPYMMDPFAAHRQQMRSLFGSFGFEPFPLSPQIQPPRAPHLQAGALAPYGMMGMGGGFMDMFGMMGGMMENMERMSGSPSCQTYSSSTVISYSSSDCGAPKVYQQTSELRTAPGGIRETRQSMRDSESGLERLAIGHHIWDRGHVMERSRNRRTGDREEREDYINLEESEAAAFNEEWRREAGRYPPPSARGLDYGRDRRAGGQQLALTAPPSSSPPTTPRHDSPRHPPPPTRPRYDWGQG; this is encoded by the exons ATGTTTCGGTATTTAAATGACGTGGATGACAGCCCTTACATGAT GGATCCGTTCGCTGCCCACCGGCAGCAGATGAGAAGTCTGTTTGGTTCGTTTGGTTTTGAACCTTTCCCCCTCAGTCCCCAGATTCAGCCACCACGTGCACCTCATTTACAG GCTGGTGCCCTGGCCCCTTATGGAATGATGGGAATG GGTGGAGGGTTCATGGATATGTTTGGGATGATGGGAGGAATGATGGAGAACATG GAGAGGATGTCCGGCTCCCCGAGCTGTCAGACGTACTCTTCCTCTACGGTgatctcctactcctcctcggACTGCGGCGCTCCAAAAGTCTACCAGCAGACCAGTGAACTGAGGACCGCGCCTGGCGGG ATCCGCGAGACACGCCAGTCGATGCGTGACAGCGAGAGCGGCCTGGAGCGACTGGCCATTGGTCACCACATCTGGGACCGCGGCCACGTGATGGAGCGCTCCCGAAACCGGCGCACTGGAGACCGCGAGGAACGCGAAGACTACATCAACCTGGAGGAGA GCGAGGCCGCAGCCTTCAacgaggagtggaggagggaggcggggcgGTACCCTCCCCCCAGCGCGAGAGGGCTGGACTACGGCCGAGACCGGAGGGCAGGAGGTCAACAGCTAGCTCTCACCGCCCCTCCCAGCTCCTCGCCTCCGACCACACCCCGCCACGACTCCCCCCGACACCCCCCGCCCCCGACCCGCCCCCGTTACGACTG GGGTCAAGGCTGA
- the mlf2 gene encoding myeloid leukemia factor 2 isoform X1: protein MFRYLNDVDDSPYMMDPFAAHRQQMRSLFGSFGFEPFPLSPQIQPPRAPHLQAGALAPYGMMGMGGGFMDMFGMMGGMMENMQERMSGSPSCQTYSSSTVISYSSSDCGAPKVYQQTSELRTAPGGIRETRQSMRDSESGLERLAIGHHIWDRGHVMERSRNRRTGDREEREDYINLEESEAAAFNEEWRREAGRYPPPSARGLDYGRDRRAGGQQLALTAPPSSSPPTTPRHDSPRHPPPPTRPRYDWGQG, encoded by the exons ATGTTTCGGTATTTAAATGACGTGGATGACAGCCCTTACATGAT GGATCCGTTCGCTGCCCACCGGCAGCAGATGAGAAGTCTGTTTGGTTCGTTTGGTTTTGAACCTTTCCCCCTCAGTCCCCAGATTCAGCCACCACGTGCACCTCATTTACAG GCTGGTGCCCTGGCCCCTTATGGAATGATGGGAATG GGTGGAGGGTTCATGGATATGTTTGGGATGATGGGAGGAATGATGGAGAACATG CAGGAGAGGATGTCCGGCTCCCCGAGCTGTCAGACGTACTCTTCCTCTACGGTgatctcctactcctcctcggACTGCGGCGCTCCAAAAGTCTACCAGCAGACCAGTGAACTGAGGACCGCGCCTGGCGGG ATCCGCGAGACACGCCAGTCGATGCGTGACAGCGAGAGCGGCCTGGAGCGACTGGCCATTGGTCACCACATCTGGGACCGCGGCCACGTGATGGAGCGCTCCCGAAACCGGCGCACTGGAGACCGCGAGGAACGCGAAGACTACATCAACCTGGAGGAGA GCGAGGCCGCAGCCTTCAacgaggagtggaggagggaggcggggcgGTACCCTCCCCCCAGCGCGAGAGGGCTGGACTACGGCCGAGACCGGAGGGCAGGAGGTCAACAGCTAGCTCTCACCGCCCCTCCCAGCTCCTCGCCTCCGACCACACCCCGCCACGACTCCCCCCGACACCCCCCGCCCCCGACCCGCCCCCGTTACGACTG GGGTCAAGGCTGA
- the mlf2 gene encoding myeloid leukemia factor 2 isoform X3 — MFRYLNDVDDSPYMMDPFAAHRQQMRSLFGSFGFEPFPLSPQIQPPRAPHLQAGALAPYGMMGMGGGFMDMFGMMGGMMENMQERMSGSPSCQTYSSSTVISYSSSDCGAPKVYQQTSELRTAPGGIRETRQSMRDSESGLERLAIGHHIWDRGHVMERSRNRRTGDREEREDYINLEESEAAAFNEEWRREAGRYPPPSARGLDYGRDRRAGGQQLALTAPPSSSPPTTPRHDSPRHPPPPTRPRYDW; from the exons ATGTTTCGGTATTTAAATGACGTGGATGACAGCCCTTACATGAT GGATCCGTTCGCTGCCCACCGGCAGCAGATGAGAAGTCTGTTTGGTTCGTTTGGTTTTGAACCTTTCCCCCTCAGTCCCCAGATTCAGCCACCACGTGCACCTCATTTACAG GCTGGTGCCCTGGCCCCTTATGGAATGATGGGAATG GGTGGAGGGTTCATGGATATGTTTGGGATGATGGGAGGAATGATGGAGAACATG CAGGAGAGGATGTCCGGCTCCCCGAGCTGTCAGACGTACTCTTCCTCTACGGTgatctcctactcctcctcggACTGCGGCGCTCCAAAAGTCTACCAGCAGACCAGTGAACTGAGGACCGCGCCTGGCGGG ATCCGCGAGACACGCCAGTCGATGCGTGACAGCGAGAGCGGCCTGGAGCGACTGGCCATTGGTCACCACATCTGGGACCGCGGCCACGTGATGGAGCGCTCCCGAAACCGGCGCACTGGAGACCGCGAGGAACGCGAAGACTACATCAACCTGGAGGAGA GCGAGGCCGCAGCCTTCAacgaggagtggaggagggaggcggggcgGTACCCTCCCCCCAGCGCGAGAGGGCTGGACTACGGCCGAGACCGGAGGGCAGGAGGTCAACAGCTAGCTCTCACCGCCCCTCCCAGCTCCTCGCCTCCGACCACACCCCGCCACGACTCCCCCCGACACCCCCCGCCCCCGACCCGCCCCCGTTACGACTGGTGA
- the cdc42l gene encoding cell division cycle 42, like: MQTIKCVVVGDGAVGKTCLLISYTTNKFPSEYVPTVFDNYAVTVMIGGEPYTLGLFDTAGQEDYDRLRPLSYPQTDVFLVCFSVVSPSSFENVREKWVPEISHHCPRTPFLLVGTQVDLRDDSNTVEKLAKNKQRPLSPESGDKLARDLRAVKYVECSALTQRGLKNVFDEAILAALEPPETKPKKRCVLL, translated from the exons aTGCAGACTATAaaatgtgtggtggtgggggatggtGCCGTAGGAAAGACCTGTCTACTAATTTCCTACACAACCAACAAATTCCCTTCAGAATATGTTCCCACG gtgtttgataactatgctgtgacagtgatgattggaggggaaCCGTACACACTCGGTCTTTTCGACACAGCAG GTCAGGAGGATTACGACAGGCTCCGCCCTCTCAGCTACCCACAGACGGACGTCTTCCTGGTCTGTTTCTCAGTCGTATCTCCTTCCTCTTTTGAGAATGTCCGTGAGAAG tgggttcCTGAGATCTCCCACCACTGCCCCCGCACCCCCTTCCTGCTGGTAGGCACCCAGGTGGACCTGCGAGACGACAGCAACACAGTGGAGAAGCTCGCCAAAAATAAACAGCGCCCCCTGTCTCCCGAGAGTGGAGACAAGCTAGCCCGTGACCTCCGGGCAGTGAAATACGTGGAGTGTTCCGCCCTCACACAG agGGGGTTGAAAAATGTTTTTGACGAGGCCATCCTTGCTGCTTTGGAACCTCCAGAGACTAAACCAAAGAAACGCTGCGTCCTGCTATAG
- the mlf2 gene encoding myeloid leukemia factor 2 isoform X4: MFRYLNDVDDSPYMMDPFAAHRQQMRSLFGSFGFEPFPLSPQIQPPRAPHLQAGALAPYGMMGMGGGFMDMFGMMGGMMENMERMSGSPSCQTYSSSTVISYSSSDCGAPKVYQQTSELRTAPGGIRETRQSMRDSESGLERLAIGHHIWDRGHVMERSRNRRTGDREEREDYINLEESEAAAFNEEWRREAGRYPPPSARGLDYGRDRRAGGQQLALTAPPSSSPPTTPRHDSPRHPPPPTRPRYDW, encoded by the exons ATGTTTCGGTATTTAAATGACGTGGATGACAGCCCTTACATGAT GGATCCGTTCGCTGCCCACCGGCAGCAGATGAGAAGTCTGTTTGGTTCGTTTGGTTTTGAACCTTTCCCCCTCAGTCCCCAGATTCAGCCACCACGTGCACCTCATTTACAG GCTGGTGCCCTGGCCCCTTATGGAATGATGGGAATG GGTGGAGGGTTCATGGATATGTTTGGGATGATGGGAGGAATGATGGAGAACATG GAGAGGATGTCCGGCTCCCCGAGCTGTCAGACGTACTCTTCCTCTACGGTgatctcctactcctcctcggACTGCGGCGCTCCAAAAGTCTACCAGCAGACCAGTGAACTGAGGACCGCGCCTGGCGGG ATCCGCGAGACACGCCAGTCGATGCGTGACAGCGAGAGCGGCCTGGAGCGACTGGCCATTGGTCACCACATCTGGGACCGCGGCCACGTGATGGAGCGCTCCCGAAACCGGCGCACTGGAGACCGCGAGGAACGCGAAGACTACATCAACCTGGAGGAGA GCGAGGCCGCAGCCTTCAacgaggagtggaggagggaggcggggcgGTACCCTCCCCCCAGCGCGAGAGGGCTGGACTACGGCCGAGACCGGAGGGCAGGAGGTCAACAGCTAGCTCTCACCGCCCCTCCCAGCTCCTCGCCTCCGACCACACCCCGCCACGACTCCCCCCGACACCCCCCGCCCCCGACCCGCCCCCGTTACGACTGGTGA